One part of the Vibrio hyugaensis genome encodes these proteins:
- the ribA gene encoding GTP cyclohydrolase II produces the protein MVDQILFYEPDESHGFLSNFCHAPIQVSAQSWPTSEHYYQAQKFNDLKLQSKIQSAKTPDEAFALSRQYQHFVREDWDDDKLSVMAFVVREKFLQNPQLAKQLMKTGNACLTEHSHKDGFWGDGGDGSGQNHLGEILMNVRAELKHIEPSSLVRFIDKAKLPTQWGTFIMHGFIENATGKEHLALVYGDPANSKAPLIRLHSECLTGDALFSTRCDCGFQLNRALQNIVEEGCGVLLYLRQEGRGIGLINKIRAYHLQDEGADTVEANERLGFAADMRDYAFCKGMLDHLNIDQVRLMTNNPRKLAALKKVDINVVERVPLQEGNNPNNQHYLQTKANKLGHMFDPKFVEQD, from the coding sequence ATGGTTGATCAGATCCTTTTCTATGAGCCCGATGAATCTCACGGCTTTCTTTCTAATTTCTGTCATGCTCCGATTCAAGTCTCAGCTCAATCTTGGCCCACCAGCGAACACTACTACCAAGCCCAAAAGTTCAACGACCTCAAACTACAAAGTAAAATCCAATCAGCGAAGACGCCAGATGAAGCTTTCGCCCTCAGTCGTCAATATCAGCACTTCGTGCGTGAAGACTGGGATGACGACAAACTCTCTGTGATGGCGTTTGTTGTGCGTGAGAAGTTTTTGCAAAACCCCCAATTAGCCAAGCAACTGATGAAAACGGGTAATGCCTGTCTAACAGAGCACTCACACAAAGATGGTTTTTGGGGAGATGGGGGAGATGGCTCTGGTCAAAATCATTTAGGGGAGATTCTGATGAACGTGCGTGCTGAATTAAAACATATCGAGCCCAGCAGCTTGGTGAGATTTATTGATAAAGCCAAGCTGCCAACCCAATGGGGCACGTTTATCATGCATGGTTTTATCGAGAACGCGACGGGAAAAGAGCATCTGGCTTTGGTGTATGGTGACCCTGCAAACAGTAAAGCGCCGCTGATTCGTCTGCATTCAGAATGTTTAACCGGTGATGCCTTGTTTAGTACTCGTTGTGATTGTGGTTTCCAGCTTAACCGTGCATTACAAAATATTGTCGAAGAAGGTTGTGGCGTGCTGCTCTATTTGCGCCAAGAGGGCAGGGGAATTGGCTTAATCAATAAGATTCGTGCGTATCACTTACAAGATGAAGGCGCAGACACTGTCGAAGCCAATGAGCGCCTGGGCTTTGCTGCTGATATGCGTGATTACGCGTTTTGTAAGGGGATGCTAGACCACCTGAATATTGATCAAGTACGTTTGATGACCAACAACCCACGCAAGCTTGCAGCACTGAAGAAGGTGGACATCAACGTGGTTGAGCGGGTGCCACTACAAGAAGGCAATAATCCAAATAACCAACACTACTTACAAACTAAAGCCAATAAGCTTGGTCACATGTTCGACCCCAAATTTGTCGAACAAGATTAG
- a CDS encoding ABC transporter ATP-binding protein, with the protein MSDINLIQAYHSDPVIQIRDLCVDYITDHGDFNAVKSVSFDIGKGEIFGLAGESGCGKSTIAFSINRLHKPPAFISGGQILFEGKDILSLSDSELNTLRWSEIAMVFQSAMNSLNPVLTIQEQFADVLRHHKGMTNEQAKDRAEKLLDLVNIPRDRLGEYPHQFSGGMRQRLVIAIALSLNPKMIIMDEPTTALDVVVQREILQQIYQLRDEFGFSVLFITHDLALMSQLCDRIAIMRHGKIVEVNSSYEIRNNPQHSYTQKLWASFPNIHDVHKESATEGALS; encoded by the coding sequence ATGAGTGACATAAACCTGATTCAGGCATACCACTCTGATCCGGTCATCCAGATCCGAGACTTATGTGTGGACTACATCACCGATCACGGCGACTTTAACGCAGTGAAATCGGTAAGCTTCGATATTGGCAAAGGCGAGATATTTGGCCTCGCTGGTGAGTCTGGCTGTGGTAAAAGTACCATTGCTTTTTCTATCAACCGTTTACACAAGCCGCCAGCGTTTATCTCAGGAGGCCAAATTCTATTTGAAGGCAAAGATATTCTGAGTCTATCCGACAGTGAGTTAAACACACTGCGTTGGAGCGAGATTGCGATGGTGTTCCAAAGTGCCATGAACTCCCTCAATCCAGTATTAACCATTCAGGAGCAATTTGCCGACGTACTGCGCCATCACAAAGGCATGACCAATGAACAAGCCAAGGACCGCGCAGAAAAGTTGCTCGACTTGGTCAACATTCCCCGCGATCGACTTGGCGAGTACCCACACCAGTTCTCCGGAGGCATGCGCCAACGTTTGGTGATTGCCATCGCCCTTTCTCTCAACCCAAAGATGATCATCATGGATGAGCCAACCACAGCGCTTGATGTCGTGGTACAGCGTGAAATCTTGCAGCAAATCTATCAACTGCGTGATGAGTTCGGTTTCTCTGTGCTGTTTATCACTCACGATTTGGCACTCATGAGCCAGTTGTGCGACCGCATAGCCATCATGCGTCACGGTAAGATTGTCGAAGTAAACAGTTCATACGAAATTCGCAATAACCCTCAGCATTCTTACACTCAAAAACTATGGGCTTCATTCCCGAATATCCACGACGTGCATAAAGAGTCGGCCACTGAAGGAGCGTTATCATGA
- a CDS encoding ATP-binding cassette domain-containing protein has translation MSEPIIQMKNVIKEFKVGGGFAKEETFRALQGVSFDLYAGKTLALVGESGCGKSTCARLITKVYPASDGEILFNGKNINDITARAEIQDYRSKVQMVFQDPFGSLNPTHTIRHHLTRPLKIHKQVKNDKEIPNKLLELLELVELPEETLNKFPHELSGGQRQRVNLARALAVGSQIILADEPTSMLDVSIRLGVLNLMQRMKQDLGIGFLYITHDLATAHYIAEETAVMYKGQIVEWGDTQAILKNPQHPYTKLLISAVPDPDLPFGNLVESEPNYSVDADEIRNRSSIVVEDFDQIGPNHFVKQRTKAA, from the coding sequence ATGAGCGAACCAATCATCCAAATGAAAAACGTGATCAAAGAATTTAAAGTCGGTGGTGGTTTCGCGAAAGAAGAAACCTTCCGTGCGCTTCAAGGTGTGAGCTTTGACCTTTATGCAGGCAAAACTCTCGCGCTGGTAGGCGAATCTGGTTGCGGCAAGAGTACCTGCGCACGATTAATTACCAAGGTGTATCCGGCCAGCGATGGTGAAATCCTTTTTAATGGAAAAAACATCAACGATATTACCGCTCGCGCAGAAATTCAGGACTATCGCAGTAAGGTACAAATGGTGTTCCAGGACCCATTTGGCTCTTTGAACCCAACCCACACGATTCGTCATCACCTGACTCGCCCGCTTAAGATTCATAAGCAAGTTAAAAACGACAAAGAGATCCCGAACAAACTGCTCGAACTCTTGGAGCTCGTGGAACTACCAGAAGAAACATTAAATAAGTTCCCACATGAACTGAGTGGTGGACAACGTCAGCGCGTTAACTTGGCGCGCGCATTGGCAGTAGGCTCCCAAATCATTCTTGCCGATGAACCAACATCAATGTTGGACGTTTCAATTCGTCTGGGCGTGTTAAACCTGATGCAGCGCATGAAACAAGACTTGGGCATCGGTTTCTTGTACATCACCCACGATCTGGCAACCGCCCATTACATCGCCGAAGAAACCGCCGTGATGTATAAGGGTCAGATCGTTGAATGGGGTGACACACAAGCGATCTTGAAAAATCCGCAGCATCCATACACTAAGCTATTGATCTCTGCGGTACCAGATCCTGATCTGCCATTTGGCAACCTCGTGGAAAGTGAACCAAACTATTCAGTAGATGCAGATGAGATCCGAAACCGCAGCAGTATTGTGGTAGAAGACTTTGATCAAATTGGACCAAACCACTTTGTAAAACAACGGACTAAGGCAGCTTAA
- a CDS encoding replication initiator protein RctB domain-containing protein has translation MTADEKILIKAPRSHKDGHLFEVHESSADWVEQYQHFKGVTKSILELLNLISLRGFSSKDGLVSTTEIVEATDGQLTRAALQQRLRAAVNIGLFTQTPVRFEEGLAGKTMLHKFVNPSQLISALGATSLVTEKVRQSEKQKRSKALAQTQVNKRLLNEHGLNTPPMMKDEADQFIVSPTNWAGIIDQALAPPRTRKSYQKSMVSISGTKAVIETRSSKNIMTVDDLMTLFALFTLTVQYHDHHKDQYHMDAAHVPNKTPLYITDILSLRGKKDSGPARDSIRDSIDRIEFTDFQLHELTGRWLSENMPEGFKSDRFRFIARTITASEEAPTEGLDGEIRIKPNLYILVWEPSFYEELLTRDYFFLFPPETLKQHTLVFQMYSFFRTRMVRKHTDCMLLSELNQKLARNIEWRRFSMDLIRELKRLSDGKGTDDLFVVNLWGYHLTIETMIENGKVIDYQIDIKCDVEEVLRYSRARTTNAGKRNMAPTLPNPLRNEMVTRQQLDELSGIIDGEFEPIQRKAPSPRGNLGRRVKQKKHLVEINADEITITLSKYTSPEALERSITALSAMTGHSYASIKEECSDFIEKLDWLRVGDAPLSYETLSKTVELFNNQNDVKHLTIERLIAGLAVRRKVCRQIFDGHMDEMVFRALDEMAI, from the coding sequence ATGACGGCTGATGAAAAAATTCTGATTAAAGCGCCAAGAAGCCATAAGGATGGACACCTTTTTGAGGTACACGAATCTTCTGCAGATTGGGTAGAACAATACCAACATTTCAAAGGGGTAACCAAAAGCATCTTAGAGCTGCTTAATCTCATTTCACTACGTGGATTCAGTAGCAAAGATGGACTGGTCTCAACAACAGAAATTGTCGAAGCAACTGATGGTCAACTGACACGAGCCGCATTACAGCAACGTTTACGAGCTGCGGTAAATATTGGTTTATTTACGCAAACACCTGTACGCTTTGAAGAAGGCCTTGCTGGTAAAACCATGCTGCATAAGTTCGTCAACCCGAGTCAGCTGATTTCAGCTTTAGGTGCCACCAGTCTAGTGACAGAAAAAGTCCGTCAAAGTGAGAAGCAAAAGCGTTCCAAAGCGTTAGCACAAACACAAGTGAACAAACGCCTGCTCAATGAGCACGGTCTCAACACGCCCCCAATGATGAAAGATGAAGCGGATCAATTTATCGTTTCACCAACCAATTGGGCGGGGATTATTGACCAAGCACTGGCGCCACCTCGCACTCGCAAAAGCTACCAAAAATCTATGGTGTCGATCTCTGGCACCAAAGCCGTGATTGAAACGCGATCTTCCAAAAACATCATGACGGTTGATGATCTGATGACCCTGTTTGCGTTGTTTACGCTCACTGTACAATACCATGATCATCACAAAGATCAGTACCATATGGATGCGGCGCATGTACCGAACAAAACGCCATTATACATCACGGATATCCTGTCCTTACGTGGCAAGAAAGACAGTGGACCTGCTCGTGATTCTATTCGTGACAGTATTGATCGTATCGAATTTACCGATTTCCAATTGCATGAGCTGACAGGCCGTTGGTTGAGTGAAAACATGCCAGAAGGTTTTAAGAGTGATCGTTTCAGATTTATTGCTCGGACCATCACCGCGTCGGAAGAAGCGCCCACCGAAGGACTGGATGGCGAGATCCGCATCAAACCAAATCTTTACATTTTGGTGTGGGAGCCTTCGTTCTACGAAGAGCTGCTAACCCGCGATTACTTCTTCCTGTTCCCGCCAGAAACTCTGAAGCAACATACTTTGGTGTTTCAGATGTACTCGTTCTTCCGTACCCGTATGGTGCGTAAACACACTGATTGCATGTTGCTGAGTGAGCTGAACCAAAAACTCGCGCGCAACATTGAATGGCGTCGATTCTCGATGGATCTGATCCGTGAGTTAAAACGCTTGTCAGATGGCAAAGGGACCGACGATCTTTTTGTGGTCAACCTTTGGGGGTACCACCTAACGATCGAAACGATGATCGAGAACGGCAAGGTGATAGATTACCAAATTGACATCAAATGTGATGTGGAAGAGGTGTTGCGCTACTCTCGAGCTCGTACAACCAACGCTGGTAAGCGCAACATGGCACCTACGCTGCCAAACCCACTTCGCAATGAGATGGTGACAAGGCAGCAGCTAGACGAGCTCTCAGGCATCATAGACGGCGAATTTGAGCCTATTCAGCGTAAAGCGCCATCCCCTCGCGGTAATTTAGGTCGCCGAGTGAAGCAGAAAAAGCACTTGGTTGAGATCAACGCTGACGAGATCACCATTACTCTATCCAAATATACCTCTCCAGAGGCTCTAGAACGCAGTATAACGGCTTTATCGGCAATGACAGGGCACTCGTATGCCTCAATCAAAGAAGAGTGTTCTGACTTCATTGAAAAGCTTGATTGGCTAAGAGTCGGAGATGCGCCACTGTCATACGAGACATTAAGCAAGACGGTGGAGCTGTTTAACAACCAAAATGATGTAAAACATTTGACCATTGAACGTTTGATTGCTGGTTTGGCTGTTCGTCGAAAGGTATGTCGTCAGATTTTTGATGGACACATGGACGAGATGGTATTCAGAGCACTTGATGAAATGGCTATTTAA